Proteins from a genomic interval of Geodermatophilus obscurus DSM 43160:
- a CDS encoding ATP-binding protein — MELVKNAYDADADRVVVRLIGPLREGTGCLQVLDDGHGMTADTVRGTWLEVATPHRARQRRSERRGRRVLGEKGIGRFAAARLADHMLLVSRRAGEDVEVALELDWNDFRDPDKYLDEIRVGWWSRRPQAISTAGHAANIWSAAGEVPSDHGTLIELSQLTSTWTQQDAYDLRRDLSRLVSMRVPGTHQDFAIALVLEEAPAEWGELTGPVTSPAELERAPYKLIATVDSAGIADILVTVAEVEHAVKRDLGAAAPAWFPSGGSIPCGPFSMEVRVWDRDREAMTRQAGTDLTPREFGRLLDDASGVSVYRDGFRVLPFGEPGDDWLGLDKRRINNPSLRVSNNQVVGEVFITHEENPGLRDQTNREGLIEGPAYDALVGAVVDVINELEQRRFAFRRSQTKPDPEKQGTRLFEDLRITDLAAAVRERHGEDSELLALVARRESQIDENISKVKEVLARYTRLATLGRLVDDVIHQGQHAVGLIRNRIRTVDRALTQPSTQERDANLGVAVRSISTQADALATIFRRIAPFGGRRRGRPKELVLEEAIRESLSVLEHRAQKVGATITVEGPGSRVTIDPVEIQDVVVNLVDNALYWVAQAPKERRAVRVTVFKPQEGQVAITVSDTGPGVPEALRDLIFEPYFTTKPEGTGLGLAIVGELLQDYYDGDLALLDSELGGATFRATFRRRA, encoded by the coding sequence ATGGAACTCGTCAAGAATGCGTATGACGCAGACGCTGACCGAGTGGTGGTCCGCCTTATAGGCCCACTTCGCGAGGGAACAGGCTGCCTGCAAGTGCTGGACGACGGCCACGGGATGACGGCCGATACCGTGCGAGGCACTTGGCTCGAAGTTGCTACACCTCACCGTGCCCGCCAGCGCCGTTCAGAGCGGCGAGGGCGCCGTGTCCTCGGGGAGAAGGGCATCGGACGATTCGCAGCAGCACGCCTCGCAGACCATATGTTGCTCGTTAGTCGCCGCGCAGGAGAAGACGTCGAGGTAGCGCTCGAGCTTGACTGGAACGACTTTCGAGACCCCGACAAGTACTTGGACGAAATCCGTGTCGGCTGGTGGTCTAGGCGACCGCAAGCCATTTCTACCGCAGGCCACGCCGCGAACATCTGGTCTGCCGCGGGCGAGGTACCTTCAGATCACGGCACCTTGATCGAGCTGTCGCAGCTGACGAGCACGTGGACCCAGCAGGACGCCTACGACCTCAGGCGCGACCTTTCTCGTCTCGTTTCCATGCGCGTACCCGGCACCCATCAGGACTTCGCTATCGCTTTAGTCCTTGAAGAAGCTCCCGCAGAGTGGGGTGAGCTTACGGGCCCCGTCACCTCGCCCGCGGAGCTGGAGCGCGCACCTTACAAGCTAATCGCGACAGTGGACTCGGCCGGCATCGCGGACATCCTCGTTACTGTCGCTGAAGTCGAGCATGCGGTGAAGCGGGACCTTGGCGCAGCAGCGCCCGCATGGTTTCCCTCGGGGGGCTCAATCCCCTGCGGCCCCTTCTCGATGGAGGTGCGTGTCTGGGATCGAGACAGAGAGGCGATGACACGACAGGCAGGCACCGATTTGACGCCGAGGGAGTTCGGTCGGCTACTTGACGACGCAAGCGGCGTCAGCGTGTACCGAGATGGCTTTAGAGTCCTACCCTTCGGAGAGCCCGGTGATGACTGGCTCGGCCTGGACAAGCGGCGCATCAATAATCCCAGTTTGCGGGTTAGCAACAATCAAGTCGTTGGGGAAGTCTTTATCACACATGAAGAGAACCCCGGCTTGCGCGACCAGACCAATAGGGAGGGGTTGATTGAAGGGCCTGCCTATGATGCGCTGGTCGGCGCCGTTGTTGATGTCATAAATGAGCTGGAACAGCGTCGCTTCGCTTTCCGGCGGTCGCAGACAAAACCGGACCCGGAGAAGCAGGGGACACGCCTCTTCGAGGACCTTCGGATAACCGACCTCGCAGCAGCCGTCAGAGAGCGGCATGGGGAGGACTCCGAGCTCCTGGCACTGGTCGCTAGACGTGAAAGCCAGATCGACGAGAATATCTCCAAGGTCAAAGAGGTATTGGCCCGGTACACTCGCCTCGCGACCCTCGGCCGCCTAGTGGACGACGTCATACATCAGGGCCAGCATGCCGTTGGTCTGATCCGCAACAGGATCCGAACCGTGGATCGCGCCCTGACTCAACCTTCGACCCAAGAGCGAGATGCGAACCTTGGCGTGGCAGTGCGTTCCATCTCCACACAAGCAGACGCACTCGCCACGATCTTCAGACGCATTGCACCGTTCGGTGGACGGCGACGCGGTCGCCCCAAGGAGCTAGTTCTCGAAGAAGCGATTCGGGAAAGTTTAAGCGTCCTCGAACATCGAGCTCAAAAGGTCGGCGCCACCATCACCGTTGAGGGTCCCGGAAGTAGGGTCACTATTGATCCCGTAGAGATCCAAGACGTGGTCGTCAACCTTGTAGACAACGCCCTCTACTGGGTAGCCCAGGCTCCAAAGGAGCGGAGAGCAGTACGCGTCACGGTATTTAAGCCGCAGGAGGGGCAAGTCGCGATCACTGTCAGCGACACTGGACCCGGAGTGCCCGAAGCGCTCCGTGACCTCATCTTTGAACCGTACTTCACTACAAAGCCCGAGGGAACCGGGCTAGGCCTCGCCATCGTGGGGGAACTTCTCCAGGATTACTACGACGGCGACCTAGCCCTCCTCGACAGCGAGCTCGGAGGAGCCACATTCCGCGCGAC
- a CDS encoding sigma factor-like helix-turn-helix DNA-binding protein → MPDSASFPAWGEPGTPVLPAAVRERAADTGLHRPLLESLGINPAASADAVFTHPLVEPVDQVLFGAAVRGLLNRGLGASAAMGRAGELLRLVDPDDFEALVPQIGWRLRTSNAVRRACTSQSMSVHELLMISTVSELLDLPGLGVLTLFDLLVGVEIVLAQVVGAEGSLALVGSQEPGPGQQEAAHRAPPRAWGEQGSPVLPAVLTEWSSTARSQTDALLAALGLPEATPACAKFDHPVDEPFQAARLGAALWDLVASGVGSQPAMGSAAPVLQALDPATFSRAIEPLLRTRTRNVIRREFGARGLLEFLLTATVDDVLSLRHFGVVSFLDLLVAAEAAVTVAASPNESPGSSGAQPLQLPDRPPWEDAVTADDPRFRPLLGRAASLGDLFEDAGPPDLTRLRRTVEDAEHILHWLKGFTLEEEAESVLRAALGKSADKWLEALGSRYGLAGADPQTLDEVGRTLGVTRERVRQVQSKAQAHLPSAPVHAPAVDQALELLDWALPCSAEDLTAALAAAGLTSLPCWTADAFRAAVGLTGRTVDIGERDGLLGRADQLRAAAMVTGAARAVSNAHGIASVASVTRRLARGTDEPVPHDTVEATLRVDASVHWIDEHSFWTDHPAGRNRLVNTSLRILAVISPQSLDDLLEGIERDFAFRAADPQYADLAAPAPAQLAAFYASHPAFRPLPDGRIETTDPIDVDSLGEEKQALVAVLRGQPHQAMDRLSLLAACDEIGMKRATVTVWTTYAECLKRFGHNVWGLRGADVPAEVVAELQEQARAARRAVDRTKIIGVTPSGRPWTARRITPSFLYSGVMAFDWGKDALAHRTLAAVDIDDGQPAGSLRFADNFNWGYNVFLNRHNAQVGDVLRVLADPDNDICYLEIGGDELLGEPFDA, encoded by the coding sequence ATGCCTGACAGCGCGAGCTTCCCGGCATGGGGCGAACCCGGCACCCCGGTCCTGCCGGCTGCCGTCCGGGAGCGCGCGGCGGACACGGGGCTGCATAGACCGCTGCTGGAATCCCTCGGGATAAACCCAGCCGCCAGCGCCGACGCTGTGTTCACGCACCCTCTTGTTGAGCCGGTAGACCAAGTCCTGTTCGGTGCGGCCGTCCGGGGTCTGCTCAACCGTGGCCTGGGAGCGTCGGCCGCCATGGGCCGGGCCGGTGAGCTACTGCGTCTCGTCGACCCCGACGACTTCGAAGCCCTCGTCCCGCAGATCGGATGGCGGCTGCGTACCTCCAACGCCGTCCGCCGAGCGTGCACCAGCCAGTCGATGTCGGTCCACGAGCTGCTGATGATTTCTACCGTCTCCGAGCTCCTCGACCTGCCCGGCCTAGGCGTCCTCACCCTATTCGACCTGCTCGTGGGCGTCGAGATCGTGCTGGCACAGGTCGTGGGCGCCGAAGGTTCCTTGGCACTGGTCGGGTCACAGGAGCCCGGACCGGGACAGCAGGAAGCGGCACACCGCGCTCCCCCGCGGGCGTGGGGCGAGCAAGGCTCGCCTGTGCTGCCGGCCGTACTGACCGAATGGTCGTCGACCGCTCGTAGTCAGACCGACGCACTGCTCGCGGCACTGGGCCTTCCCGAAGCCACGCCAGCCTGCGCGAAGTTTGACCACCCTGTCGACGAACCGTTTCAGGCCGCCCGGCTCGGCGCGGCACTGTGGGATCTCGTCGCGTCGGGGGTCGGCTCCCAACCGGCCATGGGCAGCGCCGCGCCCGTCCTTCAGGCGCTGGACCCCGCGACGTTCTCCCGCGCCATTGAGCCGCTACTCCGCACGAGGACACGGAACGTGATCCGCCGGGAGTTCGGCGCGCGCGGCCTCCTAGAGTTTCTCCTCACGGCGACCGTCGACGACGTCCTGTCGCTTAGGCACTTCGGCGTCGTGAGCTTTCTCGACCTGCTCGTCGCCGCCGAGGCAGCAGTCACTGTCGCGGCCTCACCCAACGAGTCACCCGGCTCCTCCGGCGCTCAGCCCCTGCAGCTGCCCGATCGGCCGCCATGGGAGGACGCGGTCACTGCGGACGACCCGCGCTTTCGGCCTCTCCTGGGCCGCGCGGCCAGCCTCGGCGACCTCTTCGAGGACGCGGGACCGCCCGACTTGACTCGGCTGCGTCGGACGGTCGAGGACGCCGAACACATCCTCCATTGGCTGAAGGGGTTCACCCTCGAAGAGGAGGCGGAGAGTGTCCTCCGGGCGGCGTTAGGAAAGAGCGCCGACAAGTGGCTGGAGGCGCTCGGGTCCCGCTACGGCTTGGCAGGCGCTGACCCGCAGACCCTCGACGAGGTCGGCCGGACCCTGGGGGTCACTCGTGAACGCGTGCGGCAGGTCCAGTCCAAGGCCCAGGCGCACCTTCCATCGGCGCCCGTGCACGCGCCCGCCGTCGACCAGGCGCTTGAGCTGCTCGATTGGGCGCTCCCGTGCAGCGCAGAGGATCTGACGGCCGCTCTCGCCGCCGCCGGCCTGACGTCGCTCCCCTGCTGGACGGCTGACGCGTTCCGGGCCGCCGTCGGCCTGACGGGCAGAACCGTCGACATCGGCGAGCGCGACGGCCTCCTCGGACGGGCCGATCAGCTTCGAGCAGCGGCCATGGTGACAGGAGCGGCCCGGGCGGTGTCGAACGCGCACGGCATCGCATCGGTGGCCTCCGTCACGCGCCGTCTCGCGCGTGGGACGGACGAGCCGGTGCCGCACGACACCGTTGAAGCAACCCTGCGCGTCGACGCGTCTGTGCACTGGATCGACGAGCACTCGTTCTGGACCGACCACCCGGCCGGCAGGAACCGCCTCGTCAACACGAGTCTGCGCATCCTCGCCGTGATCAGCCCCCAGTCGCTGGACGACCTGCTTGAAGGCATCGAGCGGGACTTCGCGTTCCGTGCCGCGGATCCCCAGTACGCCGATCTAGCCGCGCCCGCGCCGGCCCAGCTCGCCGCGTTCTACGCCAGCCACCCGGCCTTCCGCCCGCTCCCGGACGGGCGCATCGAGACGACCGACCCCATCGACGTCGACTCGCTGGGTGAGGAGAAGCAGGCGCTGGTCGCCGTCCTTCGCGGGCAGCCGCACCAGGCGATGGACCGGCTCAGCCTGCTCGCCGCCTGCGACGAGATCGGAATGAAGCGCGCCACCGTGACGGTATGGACCACGTACGCGGAATGCCTCAAGCGGTTCGGGCACAACGTCTGGGGTCTGCGCGGCGCCGACGTGCCCGCCGAGGTGGTCGCAGAGCTGCAGGAGCAGGCCCGCGCTGCCCGGCGGGCGGTCGATCGGACGAAGATCATCGGCGTGACCCCGTCCGGGCGGCCGTGGACGGCGCGGCGGATCACACCGTCGTTTCTGTACTCCGGCGTCATGGCGTTCGACTGGGGCAAAGACGCTCTGGCGCACCGCACGCTCGCTGCCGTGGACATAGACGACGGCCAACCGGCCGGCTCCCTGCGGTTCGCAGACAACTTCAACTGGGGCTACAACGTATTCCTCAACCGTCACAACGCACAGGTGGGCGACGTCCTCCGCGTCCTCGCCGACCCGGACAACGACATCTGCTACCTCGAGATCGGCGGCGACGAGCTGCTCGGCGAGCCGTTCGACGCATGA
- a CDS encoding AIPR family protein: MTEIGLRDFSRDLVQDVLATAEATDTTLPDAFTQRMIEHLTEAGELDDGLVCYHRARGVEVSGYAVSDDETRIDVFVTHFRHDVDNPTLPLSELETLMKRLRAFIDKCRDGYRTDVDDASPVFDMVQDLERALKAATTVRLLLFTNATARVLKVTPATVDGIEYVYRVWDIARLHRLLTSGTFHEPIVVDFVDRFGAPLPCLSTPATDRDYSVLLTIVPGNVLANLYDEYGTRLLELNVRSFLQTKGAVNRGIRESLLKTPERFLAYNNGISATASHVDLVRGADGATGIGKLHGLQIVNGGQTTASIHSAVQKDGADVTDVLVQAKVTVVSPDRLNEIVPAISRYSNTQNKVTTADFSSNDALHVDMEKLSRAVWAPSATGDGQDTHWFYERARGQYADELARQRTPARIKAWKLSNPTKQKFTKTDLAKYIASWDQLPHIVSRGAEKNFREFMIRLATNGRPAVDETYFRRTIAKAILFKETERLVSAKGFGGYRANIVTFTIAMLVNATSQRIDLDGIWRTQSLTPALEAAISQLCEPVQRSITNPPRAANIGEWCKRPESWTRVEALPWTVPTALAAELLDLRASRRQGAALPETAAPTDPAVAAAAAVPAQTWFETAHWAKETGSLQPWQRGLAFSLGQRCERKTAPTQKQAVQGIALLKEALRLGFRPAIPVENLPDA; this comes from the coding sequence GTGACGGAGATAGGGCTCAGGGACTTCTCGCGCGACCTCGTGCAGGACGTACTCGCGACCGCCGAGGCAACGGACACAACGCTGCCGGACGCCTTCACCCAGCGGATGATCGAGCACCTCACCGAAGCCGGCGAGCTCGACGACGGTCTGGTCTGCTACCACCGCGCCCGCGGGGTCGAGGTCAGCGGGTACGCCGTGTCCGACGACGAGACACGCATCGACGTCTTCGTCACGCACTTCCGGCACGACGTCGACAACCCGACGCTGCCACTGTCGGAGCTCGAGACGCTCATGAAGCGACTCCGGGCGTTCATCGACAAGTGCCGCGACGGGTACCGGACCGACGTCGACGACGCATCCCCGGTGTTCGACATGGTCCAGGATCTCGAACGCGCCCTGAAGGCGGCGACGACGGTCCGGCTTCTGCTGTTCACCAACGCGACAGCGCGGGTCCTGAAGGTCACGCCGGCGACCGTCGACGGGATCGAGTACGTCTACCGGGTCTGGGACATCGCCCGTCTCCACCGGCTCCTCACGTCAGGAACATTCCACGAACCCATCGTCGTGGACTTCGTCGACCGGTTCGGCGCACCGCTCCCGTGTCTGAGCACGCCAGCCACCGACCGGGACTACTCCGTCCTGCTGACCATCGTGCCGGGCAACGTGCTCGCGAACCTGTACGACGAGTACGGGACCCGGCTGCTCGAGCTCAACGTCCGGAGCTTCCTGCAGACGAAAGGTGCGGTGAACCGCGGGATCCGCGAGAGCCTGCTGAAGACCCCGGAACGGTTTCTCGCCTACAACAACGGGATCTCCGCGACCGCCAGCCACGTCGACCTCGTCCGCGGCGCCGACGGGGCGACCGGCATCGGAAAGTTGCACGGCCTGCAAATCGTGAACGGCGGGCAGACCACCGCGTCCATCCACTCCGCCGTGCAGAAGGACGGCGCAGACGTCACCGACGTGCTCGTCCAAGCGAAGGTCACCGTCGTCTCGCCGGACCGGCTCAACGAGATCGTCCCCGCGATCAGCCGGTACTCCAACACGCAGAACAAGGTGACGACAGCGGACTTCTCCTCCAACGACGCTCTGCACGTCGACATGGAGAAGTTGTCGCGCGCCGTGTGGGCGCCGAGCGCCACCGGCGACGGCCAGGACACCCACTGGTTCTATGAACGCGCCCGTGGCCAGTACGCCGACGAGCTCGCCAGGCAGCGGACGCCGGCGAGAATCAAGGCCTGGAAGCTCAGCAACCCGACGAAGCAGAAGTTCACCAAGACCGACCTCGCCAAGTACATCGCGAGCTGGGACCAACTGCCGCACATCGTGAGCCGCGGCGCGGAGAAGAACTTCCGCGAGTTCATGATCCGGCTCGCGACCAACGGCCGGCCCGCCGTCGACGAGACCTACTTCCGGCGCACGATCGCGAAGGCCATCCTGTTCAAGGAGACCGAGCGGCTCGTGTCCGCCAAAGGCTTCGGCGGGTACCGGGCGAACATCGTCACGTTCACGATCGCCATGCTCGTCAACGCGACGAGCCAGCGGATCGATCTGGATGGAATCTGGCGGACACAGTCCCTCACGCCCGCTCTAGAGGCCGCGATCTCGCAACTGTGCGAACCGGTCCAGCGATCGATCACCAACCCCCCGCGCGCCGCCAACATCGGCGAGTGGTGCAAGCGGCCGGAATCCTGGACCCGCGTCGAGGCGCTGCCCTGGACGGTCCCCACCGCCCTCGCCGCCGAGCTGCTCGACCTGCGGGCAAGCCGGCGCCAGGGAGCGGCGCTCCCGGAAACCGCCGCGCCCACCGATCCCGCCGTCGCCGCCGCGGCTGCGGTCCCGGCGCAGACGTGGTTCGAAACCGCGCACTGGGCGAAGGAGACAGGAAGCCTGCAGCCGTGGCAGCGAGGATTGGCCTTCAGCCTCGGGCAGCGGTGCGAACGCAAGACAGCCCCGACACAGAAGCAGGCCGTCCAAGGCATCGCACTGCTCAAAGAGGCGTTGAGGCTCGGCTTTCGCCCGGCAATCCCCGTGGAGAACCTCCCCGATGCCTGA
- a CDS encoding PD-(D/E)XK motif protein: MTVAGVWAELENEPGDRGLALRRLHPEGHHDLHVAFNLESRRRQFMFGRPWRPVDVLPQFPVTQAIACRNRLATGGRRMDIVIELVDPALSDVFTPLVEDLAGRIVATRDANAATAELASGLARWQDLFEQLGRDGLSALTRRGLAGELLVLRTDVLPHVAPGAAIDAWTGPCKANQDFQRPAVAIEVKVTTGQNPQGFIVANERELDTTGAGTLVVAHLSLDERLGGTGGSINDLVDDLRQRLAGHPVALAAFNAKLARVGYLDIHRDRYSEPHYEVRTLRHLHVRDDFPRITEKELREGVGAVRYTVSLAACEGYGMDASAVHELIAQEDA, from the coding sequence GTGACGGTCGCCGGCGTATGGGCGGAGCTCGAAAACGAGCCCGGGGATCGCGGTCTCGCGCTCCGACGCCTCCACCCGGAGGGCCACCACGACCTGCACGTCGCTTTCAACCTCGAGTCACGGCGCCGCCAGTTCATGTTTGGCCGTCCCTGGCGGCCCGTCGACGTGCTGCCGCAGTTCCCCGTGACGCAGGCCATCGCATGTCGCAACCGGCTTGCGACCGGCGGGCGGAGGATGGACATCGTCATCGAGCTCGTCGACCCCGCACTCAGCGACGTGTTCACACCGCTGGTGGAGGACCTCGCCGGACGGATCGTGGCGACACGGGACGCCAACGCCGCGACCGCCGAGCTTGCGTCCGGACTCGCCCGCTGGCAGGACCTGTTCGAGCAGCTCGGGCGCGACGGCCTCTCCGCTCTGACCCGCCGCGGCCTCGCCGGAGAGCTGCTCGTCCTGCGGACCGATGTGCTTCCGCATGTCGCGCCCGGAGCCGCGATCGACGCGTGGACGGGCCCGTGCAAGGCGAACCAGGACTTCCAGCGGCCAGCCGTCGCGATCGAGGTAAAAGTCACGACCGGACAGAACCCCCAGGGATTCATCGTCGCGAATGAACGGGAGCTCGACACCACCGGGGCCGGCACCCTCGTCGTGGCACACCTGTCGCTCGACGAGCGCTTGGGCGGAACGGGCGGCAGCATCAACGATCTGGTCGACGACCTGCGTCAGCGACTTGCCGGGCACCCCGTCGCCCTCGCCGCGTTCAACGCGAAGCTGGCGCGGGTCGGCTACCTCGACATACACCGCGACAGATACTCCGAGCCCCACTACGAGGTCCGCACGCTCAGGCACCTGCACGTCCGCGACGACTTCCCGCGCATCACCGAGAAGGAACTGCGGGAAGGCGTCGGAGCCGTCAGATACACCGTCTCCCTCGCTGCCTGCGAGGGGTACGGGATGGACGCCTCCGCGGTCCACGAGCTCATCGCACAGGAGGACGCGTGA
- a CDS encoding Z1 domain-containing protein, with amino-acid sequence MSADDFARALRVVMNLLPDHGVTEQLIREYADDAVVLLRKRGGDPPDLDELVRHVESLVVIRQDPASSLVDNKGHVEWLRDRRAEAAWDFWDRYRQYLEDVQFQPRQVVLRLDEVTDSILGKLEDPTREGPWDRRGLVVGQVQSGKTSNYTGLTCKAADAGYKLIVVLAGIHNSLRSQTQLRLDEGFLGSDSQHMTRGDDSQRAIGAGALAGFARLKAGTLTTSADNGDFRVAQARKLGLPVGDYPVLLVVKKHAKIIKYIHDWVTSMHADPDPATGRSVVRDVPLLVIDDEADNASIDTNKEEAGTPTAINREIRRLLHAFDKSAYVGYTATPYANIYADPYEDHDDFGEDIFPRSFIESLQAPSNYFGPQRVFGLTEDGRGPIPIHTAIDDFEEWMPVGHKKDWEPQEEDLPASLRNAMLDFLLTCAARRARGQVAVHNSMLIHVTRFQDVQEQVTEQVRNALLFVKDRIRHGDGGSGTSILDELEERWRATYEPATAWFKAADDSVVEVGWDAVRTELLPAVERIQIRTMNGNSRDALDYYEHRATGLSVIAIGGDKLSRGLTLEGLSVSYYLRASRMYDTLMQMGRWFGYRPGYEDLCRLYTTSELRAWYREITLASDELRQELEEMAAHGATPIEYGLRVRTSPAGLSVTAANKSRRGSKVRLSFSGGNPETVLFDVRPRVLDANLDALDGLVRSLRANRQAATSQEKGNHLWTGEGVNDAVVAFLEAYRSDPMAWRVRPDLIAQYVRRCSSVRELSNMTVALISNQANEARADIAGIDIGLTTRSLMSDGEDGKRQHELRTDHRYAIRRILSPPDETLDMTEAQTAAALAATIADYHRNPGRRKAVPTDPSGPELRRMRTPDRALMLIYVLDNAQHAELVSRPMVGFFLSFPHSRHDVAAEYLVNPVWQQLQAQGVADDEDEE; translated from the coding sequence ATGAGCGCCGACGACTTCGCCAGAGCCCTGCGGGTCGTGATGAACCTGCTCCCCGATCACGGCGTCACCGAACAGCTCATCCGCGAGTACGCCGACGACGCCGTCGTCCTTCTGCGCAAGCGTGGCGGAGACCCGCCCGACCTCGACGAACTCGTACGCCACGTCGAGTCCCTCGTGGTCATCCGCCAGGACCCCGCGTCGTCGCTCGTCGACAACAAGGGCCACGTCGAGTGGCTCCGTGACCGCCGCGCCGAGGCCGCCTGGGACTTTTGGGACCGCTACCGGCAGTACCTCGAAGACGTCCAGTTCCAGCCGCGCCAGGTCGTCCTGCGCCTGGACGAGGTCACCGACTCCATCCTGGGCAAGCTCGAGGACCCGACCCGTGAGGGGCCGTGGGACCGCCGCGGCCTCGTCGTCGGTCAGGTGCAGTCGGGTAAGACCAGCAACTACACCGGCCTGACCTGCAAGGCCGCCGACGCCGGCTACAAGCTCATCGTGGTGCTGGCCGGGATCCACAACAGTCTGCGGAGCCAGACGCAGCTGCGCCTCGACGAGGGCTTCCTCGGCTCCGACAGCCAGCACATGACCCGCGGCGACGACAGCCAGCGCGCGATCGGTGCAGGTGCGCTGGCCGGGTTCGCCCGGCTCAAGGCCGGCACGCTCACGACCAGTGCGGACAACGGGGACTTCCGCGTCGCACAGGCACGCAAGCTCGGCCTGCCCGTCGGCGACTACCCCGTCCTACTCGTCGTGAAGAAGCACGCGAAGATCATCAAGTACATCCACGACTGGGTCACGAGCATGCACGCCGACCCGGACCCCGCGACGGGCCGTTCGGTCGTCCGCGACGTCCCGCTGCTGGTCATCGATGACGAGGCCGACAACGCCTCCATCGACACGAACAAGGAAGAGGCAGGCACCCCGACCGCGATCAACCGCGAGATCCGGCGGCTGCTCCATGCGTTCGACAAGTCTGCGTACGTCGGGTACACGGCCACGCCGTATGCCAACATCTACGCCGACCCGTACGAGGACCACGACGACTTCGGCGAGGACATCTTCCCCCGCAGCTTCATCGAGAGCCTGCAGGCACCCAGCAACTACTTCGGACCGCAACGTGTGTTCGGGCTCACTGAGGACGGCCGCGGCCCCATCCCCATCCACACCGCGATCGACGACTTCGAGGAGTGGATGCCGGTCGGGCACAAGAAGGACTGGGAGCCACAGGAGGAGGACCTCCCCGCCAGCCTGCGCAACGCCATGCTCGACTTCCTGCTCACCTGCGCCGCCCGGCGGGCCCGCGGCCAGGTCGCCGTCCACAACTCGATGCTGATCCACGTCACCCGCTTCCAGGACGTCCAAGAGCAAGTCACCGAACAGGTCCGGAACGCGCTGCTCTTCGTGAAGGACCGGATCCGGCATGGCGACGGCGGGTCCGGCACGAGCATCCTCGACGAGCTCGAGGAGCGCTGGAGGGCCACCTACGAACCAGCGACTGCGTGGTTCAAGGCCGCGGATGACAGCGTCGTCGAAGTCGGTTGGGATGCCGTCCGCACCGAGCTGCTGCCCGCTGTCGAACGGATACAGATCCGGACGATGAACGGGAACTCGCGTGACGCACTCGACTACTACGAGCACCGGGCCACTGGACTGTCCGTCATCGCGATCGGCGGCGACAAGCTCTCCCGCGGCCTGACCCTCGAGGGGCTCAGTGTCAGCTACTACCTACGGGCGTCGCGCATGTACGACACGCTCATGCAGATGGGCCGCTGGTTCGGCTACCGGCCCGGCTACGAGGACCTCTGCCGGCTTTACACCACGTCGGAGCTCCGGGCCTGGTACCGCGAGATCACACTCGCCTCCGACGAGCTCAGGCAGGAGCTGGAGGAGATGGCGGCCCACGGTGCGACCCCGATCGAGTACGGCCTGCGCGTGCGCACGTCACCGGCCGGCCTGAGCGTCACGGCCGCCAACAAGTCGCGGCGAGGGTCGAAGGTCCGGCTCTCCTTCAGCGGCGGCAACCCCGAGACGGTCCTGTTCGACGTACGGCCGCGCGTCCTCGACGCCAACCTCGACGCGCTCGACGGCCTTGTCAGGTCACTGCGCGCTAACCGGCAGGCAGCGACGAGCCAGGAGAAGGGCAACCACCTTTGGACGGGTGAGGGCGTCAACGACGCCGTTGTCGCCTTCCTCGAGGCCTACCGTTCCGACCCGATGGCCTGGCGGGTCCGCCCCGACCTCATCGCGCAGTACGTGCGCAGGTGCAGCTCGGTGCGGGAACTGTCCAACATGACTGTTGCGCTGATCTCGAACCAGGCGAATGAGGCCCGCGCGGACATCGCAGGCATCGACATCGGCCTGACGACCCGCAGCCTGATGTCCGACGGCGAAGACGGCAAGCGCCAGCACGAGCTGAGGACGGACCACCGGTACGCGATCCGCCGCATCCTGAGCCCGCCGGACGAGACCCTCGACATGACGGAGGCGCAGACGGCGGCGGCGCTGGCCGCGACGATCGCCGACTACCACCGCAACCCCGGCCGTCGGAAGGCCGTGCCGACCGACCCGAGCGGGCCGGAGCTGCGCCGGATGCGCACCCCCGACCGGGCGCTGATGCTGATCTACGTCCTGGACAACGCGCAGCATGCGGAGCTGGTGAGCCGACCCATGGTCGGCTTCTTCCTCAGCTTCCCGCACTCCAGGCACGACGTCGCCGCCGAGTACCTCGTGAACCCCGTGTGGCAACAGCTCCAGGCTCAGGGCGTCGCTGACGACGAGGACGAGGAGTGA